From the genome of Ignavibacteriales bacterium, one region includes:
- the sucC gene encoding ADP-forming succinate--CoA ligase subunit beta, which translates to MKIHEYQAKETLKKFGVPVQDGIAIKSMLEFDDAIAKLQQRGINQFVVKSQIHAGGRGKGTVYDVINRDLVVLEGGVKFTTSPEKAAEYAEKILGNVLVTHQSGAEGKVVKTLFITEGLDYKTELYLGILLDRAVSKNVIMVSTEGGVEIEKVAEETPEKIIKEWIEPGIGLQAYQARKLAFALGLEGNAFKSFIPFIKALYKAYESTDASMLEINPLVITNDDKVVALDAKMNFDDNALYRHPEILEYRDLDEEDPLEIEASKFNLNYIKLDGNVGCMVNGAGLAMGTMDIIKLAGGEPANFLDVGGGANKETVANGFKIILSDPNVKAILINIFGGIVRCDRVAQGVIDAATEMDVHVPIVVRLEGTNATEAADLLDKSDLHFEVAKSLQDAAEKVTAVLKVN; encoded by the coding sequence ATGAAAATACACGAGTATCAAGCAAAGGAAACATTAAAGAAATTTGGTGTTCCTGTTCAAGATGGTATTGCAATAAAAAGCATGTTAGAGTTTGATGATGCTATTGCAAAATTACAGCAGCGTGGTATAAATCAGTTTGTGGTAAAATCACAAATACACGCCGGTGGAAGAGGGAAAGGAACTGTTTATGATGTGATAAACAGAGATTTAGTTGTTCTTGAAGGAGGAGTTAAATTTACTACTTCACCTGAAAAAGCTGCTGAGTACGCTGAAAAAATTCTTGGTAATGTTTTAGTTACTCATCAATCCGGAGCAGAAGGAAAAGTAGTTAAAACACTTTTTATAACTGAAGGATTAGATTATAAAACAGAACTGTATCTCGGAATTTTATTAGATCGTGCTGTTTCTAAAAATGTAATTATGGTTTCTACAGAAGGCGGAGTTGAAATTGAAAAAGTTGCTGAAGAAACTCCGGAAAAAATTATCAAAGAATGGATCGAACCTGGTATTGGGTTACAGGCTTATCAAGCACGTAAATTAGCTTTTGCACTCGGCCTTGAAGGCAATGCTTTCAAGAGTTTTATCCCTTTTATAAAAGCACTTTACAAAGCATATGAATCAACTGATGCCTCTATGTTAGAAATAAATCCGTTAGTTATTACAAATGATGATAAAGTTGTTGCATTAGATGCAAAAATGAATTTTGATGATAATGCTCTATATCGTCATCCAGAAATTCTTGAATACAGAGATTTAGATGAAGAAGATCCATTGGAAATTGAAGCTTCAAAATTCAATCTGAACTATATAAAGCTGGATGGAAACGTTGGTTGTATGGTTAACGGTGCGGGACTAGCAATGGGAACTATGGATATTATCAAACTTGCAGGTGGTGAACCCGCAAACTTTTTAGATGTTGGTGGTGGAGCTAATAAAGAAACTGTTGCAAACGGATTTAAGATTATTTTGTCTGATCCAAATGTAAAGGCAATTCTGATTAATATATTTGGCGGTATCGTAAGATGTGATAGAGTTGCTCAGGGAGTTATAGATGCTGCAACAGAAATGGATGTTCATGTTCCGATTGTTGTAAGACTTGAAGGAACTAATGCAACAGAGGCTGCTGATCTGCTTGATAAATCGGATCTTCACTTTGAAGTTGCAAAGAGTTTACAGGATGCAGCAGAAAAGGTTACGGCTGTTTTAAAAGTTAATTAA
- the pruA gene encoding L-glutamate gamma-semialdehyde dehydrogenase, producing MSNAYFKVPQPVNEPVKSYKPGSPEREELKKKLAELKSKQIEVPLIIGGEEVRTGNTEKMVMPHNHSHVLGIYHKAGKKEVDMAVEAALEARKEWAEMPWEHRASVFLKIADLLAGPWRATINAATMLGQSKTAYQAEIDSAAELIDFYRFNSYYMAQLMQDQPYSGGGMWNRLEYRPLEGFIFSVTPFNFTSIAGNLPTAPAIVGNVSLWKPASSAVYSAYWLMKLFEEAGLPKGVINFVPGSGGQVGTPAFTNPNLAGVHFTGSTEVFQNMWKTISENLKNMKYYPRIVGETGGKDFIFVHNTADVDALVVAALRGAFEYQGQKCSAASRMYIPKSLWKEFKEKYVAEVGKIKMGDIEDFTNFMGAVIDKGAFKSITEYIKFAKESNEAEIITGGNFDDSKGYFIEPTTIVTTNPKFKSMEEEIFGPVMTIYVYDDNKLDETLTLCDETSPYALTGAIFAQDRNVIVKLSNRLRNAAGNFYINDKPTGAVVGQQPFGGGRASGTNDKAGSAMNLMRWMTARTIKETFDPPKDWRYPFMSEEGK from the coding sequence AGTTAGAACCGGCAACACTGAAAAAATGGTAATGCCACATAACCATAGCCACGTTCTTGGAATTTATCACAAAGCTGGTAAAAAAGAAGTAGATATGGCTGTTGAAGCCGCTCTTGAAGCTAGAAAAGAATGGGCGGAAATGCCGTGGGAACATAGAGCTTCTGTTTTCTTAAAGATTGCTGATTTATTAGCTGGACCTTGGCGAGCGACAATAAATGCTGCTACTATGCTTGGACAATCTAAAACCGCTTACCAGGCCGAAATTGATTCTGCTGCTGAGCTTATTGATTTCTACCGATTTAATAGTTACTACATGGCTCAGCTTATGCAAGATCAACCATACTCTGGTGGTGGAATGTGGAATCGTTTGGAATACAGACCACTTGAAGGATTTATTTTTTCTGTAACACCTTTTAACTTTACTTCTATTGCTGGAAACTTACCGACAGCACCTGCGATTGTTGGTAATGTAAGTTTATGGAAACCGGCATCAAGCGCTGTTTACTCTGCTTACTGGTTGATGAAATTATTTGAAGAAGCAGGTTTGCCAAAAGGAGTAATTAATTTTGTTCCCGGTTCAGGCGGACAGGTTGGAACACCTGCATTTACAAATCCAAATCTTGCTGGGGTACATTTTACAGGATCAACAGAAGTATTTCAGAATATGTGGAAAACGATTTCAGAAAATCTTAAGAATATGAAATACTATCCACGCATTGTTGGTGAAACTGGCGGTAAAGATTTTATATTTGTTCATAATACTGCCGATGTTGATGCACTTGTTGTTGCAGCATTGCGCGGTGCTTTTGAGTATCAGGGACAAAAATGTTCTGCTGCATCAAGAATGTACATTCCAAAATCTTTATGGAAAGAGTTTAAAGAAAAATATGTTGCGGAAGTTGGTAAGATTAAAATGGGAGATATAGAAGATTTTACAAATTTTATGGGCGCTGTAATTGATAAGGGTGCATTTAAATCAATAACTGAATATATTAAGTTTGCAAAAGAATCTAATGAAGCCGAGATAATAACAGGCGGAAATTTTGATGATTCAAAAGGTTATTTTATCGAACCAACAACTATTGTAACAACAAATCCAAAATTCAAATCGATGGAAGAAGAAATTTTTGGACCGGTTATGACAATATATGTTTATGATGATAACAAGCTGGATGAAACATTAACCCTGTGTGATGAAACTTCTCCTTACGCATTAACAGGCGCTATCTTTGCACAGGATAGAAATGTAATTGTTAAGTTATCTAATAGACTTCGAAACGCAGCAGGTAACTTCTATATAAATGATAAACCAACAGGTGCAGTAGTTGGGCAACAGCCGTTTGGTGGCGGTAGAGCTTCCGGTACAAATGATAAAGCAGGTAGTGCAATGAATTTGATGAGATGGATGACAGCAAGAACGATAAAAGAAACTTTCGATCCTCCGAAAGATTGGCGTTACCCGTTTATGAGTGAAGAAGGCAAATAA